TATTCTAAAATGAATATTAACCGATGCCTACATTAACAATATCTTCAGAACAGATTCAAGCAATTTATACCCATGCAGAACAAACCTATCCCCAGGAATGTTGCGGCTTATTAATGGGTAAAATTAACGAAAATCATGATAAAATTGTAGAGGAGATTATTTCTACTGAAAATGCTTGGAATTCGGAAACCGCTAAAACCTTTGAGGAAGTAGAAACCCCGAATAAACCCGTCACCTCTGAACGTCGGTTTACGATTTCTCCTCAACAAATGATTCAAGCCCAAAAACAAGGACGCGATCGCAATCTTGTTATTATAGGGATCTATCATTCCCATCCTGATCATCCAGCTATTCCCTCAGAATTTGATCGAGTTTGTGCTTGGTCAGATTATTCTTATATTATTGTTGCCGTCCAAACAGGAAAAGCAACCGACCTGCAAAACTGGAGCTTAGATGAGTATCAACAGTTTCAAGTTGAAGAATTAATAAGATATTAACCAATTTTCCTCCCTAGGACATACAATATATAGTTTTGATGACCAAAACCCGTAAAAGGGACGGTTATATTTTTTGTCGAAATTGCTATGCTAAATCCCAATCTGGATGAAATCCAGTTAACGAAAGACGACTACGAACGTTACTCCCGCCATCTGATTTTGCCAGAAGTAGGTCTGGAAGGTCAGAAACGCTTGAAGGCGGCGAGTGTGCTGTGCATCGGGACAGGGGGACTGGGTTCGCCGTTGCTGCTATATTTGGCGGCGGCGGGAATTGGACGCATCGGAATTGTGGATTTTGATGTCGTCGATCATTCTAATCTGCAACGCCAAA
This genomic window from Planktothrix serta PCC 8927 contains:
- a CDS encoding Mov34/MPN/PAD-1 family protein encodes the protein MPTLTISSEQIQAIYTHAEQTYPQECCGLLMGKINENHDKIVEEIISTENAWNSETAKTFEEVETPNKPVTSERRFTISPQQMIQAQKQGRDRNLVIIGIYHSHPDHPAIPSEFDRVCAWSDYSYIIVAVQTGKATDLQNWSLDEYQQFQVEELIRY